In the Phaseolus vulgaris cultivar G19833 chromosome 7, P. vulgaris v2.0, whole genome shotgun sequence genome, one interval contains:
- the LOC137828811 gene encoding cell division cycle protein 48 homolog: MANQPESSDAKGTKRDFSTAILERKKAPNRLVVDEAVNDDNSVVALHPDTMDKLQLFRGDTILLKGKKRKDTVCIALADDTCEEPKIRMNKVVRNNLRVRLGDVVSVHPCPDVKYGKRVHILPVDDTIEGVTGNLFDAYLKPYFLEAYRPVRKGDLFLVRGGMRSVEFKVIETDPAEYCVVAPDTEIFCEGEPVKREDENRLDEVGYDDVGGVRKQMAQIRELVELPLRHPQLFKSIGVKPPKGILLYGPPGSGKTLIARAVANETGAFFFCINGPEIMSKLAGESESNLRKAFEEAEKNAPSIIFIDEIDSIAPKREKTHGEVERRIVSQLLTLMDGLKSRAHVIVIGATNRPNSIDPALRRFGRFDREIDIGVPDEVGRLEVLRIHTKNMKLSDDVDLERIAKDTHGYVGADLAALCTEAALQCIREKMDVIDLEDESIDAEILNSMAVSNEHFQTALGTSNPSALRETVVEVPNVSWEDIGGLENVKRELQETVQYPVEHPEKFEKFGMSPSKGVLFYGPPGCGKTLLAKAIANECQANFISVKGPELLTMWFGESEANVREIFDKARGSAPCVLFFDELDSIATQRGSSVGDAGGAADRVLNQLLTEMDGMSAKKTVFIIGATNRPDIIDPALLRPGRLDQLIYIPLPDEDSRHQIFKACLRKSPVSKDVDLRALAKYTQGFSGADITEICQRSCKYAIRENIEKDIERERRKRDNPEAMEEDIEEEEVAEIKAAHFEESMKYARRSVSDADIRKYQAFAQTLQQSRGFGSEFRFSDTSTGGAGAGAGAASDPFASAGGADEDDLYS, translated from the exons ATGGCGAACCAACCCGAGTCCTCCGATGC TAAGGGAACAAAGAGAGATTTCAGTACTGCGATCTTGGAGCGCAAGAAGGCGCCCAATCGACTCGTCGTTGACGAAGCCGTAAATGATGACAACTCCGTCGTCGCGCTCCACCCTGACACCATGGATAAGCTCCAGCTTTTCCGCGGTGACACAATTCTTCTCAAG GGGAAGAAGAGGAAGGATACGGTCTGTATTGCGCTTGCCGACGATACCTGTGAAGAGCCCAAGATACGGATGAACAAGGTCGTCAGGAATAACCTTAGGGTTAGACTCGGTGACGTTGTTTCCGTTCACCCATGCCCTGATGTTAAGTACGGAAAGAGAGTGCACATCCTTCCCGTAGATGACACCATTGAGGGAGTTACTGGGAATCTCTTTGATGCTTACTTGAAGC CTTATTTCCTTGAGGCATATAGACCAGTGAGGAAAGGTGATTTGTTCCTTGTGAGAGGGGGTATGAGAAGTGTGGAGTTCAAGGTTATTGAAACCGATCCTGCAGAGTATTGTGTTGTTGCTCCTGACACTGAGATCTTCTGTGAGGGAGAGCCCGTTAAAAGGGAAGATGAGAATCGGTTAGACGAGGTTGGTTATGACGATGTTGGTGGTGTTAGGAAGCAGATGGCACAGATTAGAGAACTGGTTGAACTGCCATTGAGGCATCCACAGTTGTTCAAATCTATTGGTGTCAAGCCACCTAAAGGAATTCTTCTATATGGACCCCCTGGTTCTGGTAAGACTTTAATTGCTCGAGCTGTTGCAAACGAAACTGGAGCTTTCTTTTTCTGCATTAATGGCCCTGAGATCATGTCAAAACTTGCCGGTGAGAGTGAAAGCAATCTGAGGAAGGCATTTGAGGAAGCTGAGAAGAATGCACCCTCCATTATCTTCATTGATGAGATAGATTCGATAGCTCCAAAGAGGGAGAAGACTCATGGGGAAGTTGAGAGGAGAATTGTTTCCCAGCTGTTGACTCTCATGGATGGTCTTAAATCCCGTGCCCATGTAATTGTTATTGGAGCCACAAATCGTCCCAATAGCATTGACCCTGCCCTTAGGAGGTTTGGGAGGTTTGATCGGGAGATAGATATTGGCGTTCCAGATGAGGTTGGACGCCTTGAGGTTCTTCGTATACATACAAAGAATATGAAGCTTTCTGATGAT GTTGATTTAGAAAGGATCGCTAAGGACACACATGGATATGTTGGTGCTGATTTGGCTGCTTTGTGTACTGAAGCTGCACTTCAATGCATCAGAGAGAAAATGGACGTCATTGACTTGGAGGATGAGTCCATTGATGCTGAGATACTGAACTCAATGGCAGTGTCAAATGAGCATTTCCAGACTGCTCTTGGAACAAGCAATCCTTCTGCTCTCCGAGAAACC GTTGTTGAAGTGCCCAATGTCAGCTGGGAAGATATTGGTGGTCTTGAAAATGTTAAGAGAGAACTCCAAGAG aCGGTTCAATATCCAGTGGAACACCCTGAGAAATTTGAGAAGTTTGGAATGTCACCTTCGAAGGGGGTTCTTTTCTATGGGCCTCCCGGTTGTGGTAAAACCCTTTTGGCAAAAGCTATTGCCAATGAATGTCAGGCTAACTTCATCAGTGTCAAGGGTCCCGAGCTGCTTACCATGTGGTTTGGAGAAAGTGAGGCTAATGTGAGGGAAATTTTTGATAAAGCTCGTGGTTCTGCTCCATGTGTTCTGTTCTTCGATGAACTTGACTCTATTGCAACTCAG AGAGGCAGCAGTGTAGGAGATGCTGGTGGTGCTGCTGACAGGGTTTTGAATCAATTGCTTACAGAGATGGATGGTATGTCAGCGAAGAAAACTGTGTTCATCATTGGGGCCACTAATCGACCAGACATTATAGATCCTGCTCTTCTGCGACCAGGCCGTCTGGATCAATTGATTTATATTCCACTCCCAGATGAGGATTCCCGTCATCAGATATTTAAAGCTTGTTTGAGAAAATCTCCTGTTTCAAAAGATGTTGACCTTAGAGCTCTTGCCAAGTATACTCAAGGCTTCAGTGGTGCAGATATTACTGAAATTTGCCAGCGTTCATGCAAGTATGCTATAAGGGAGAACATTGAGAAG GACATCGAGAGAGAGAGGAGGAAAAGAGATAACCCTGAGGCAATGGAAGAGGATATTGAAGAGGAAGAGGTAGCTGAGATCAAGGCAGCTCATTTTGAGGAGTCAATGAAGTATGCACGAAGGAGTGTAAGTGATGCTGACATTCGCAAGTACCAGGCATTTGCGCAGACATTGCAGCAGTCAAGAGGGTTTGGATCCGAGTTCAGGTTTTCAGATACCAGCACTGGTGGTGCTGGAGCAGGTGCTGGTGCTGCATCCGACCCTTTTGCAAGTGCTGGTGGAGCTGATGAAGATGATCTTTACAGTTAG
- the LOC137829294 gene encoding uncharacterized protein translates to MQASLSNQKNTEASIRNLETQVGQLAKQLADNQGSQFLANTQTNPKEHCKSITTRSGKVIGKGIGDNLVVEEEILSERENEKEQSECEGGEGRNKEDVVDIREKIEKKNQKSEKQERSVPIKDVPYPHAPTKKCKERQFARFMDILKRLQINIPFTEALKKMPTYAKFMKELLTKKRKFNDQEIVELEAGCSAIIQKSLPQKSRDPGSFTLPVTIGNLTVGKALLDLGASINLMPSSMLKKIGDVEVKPTRMTLQLADRSIKYPHGIVQDLLVKVDKFLFPVDFVVMDIEEDVEVPLILGRPFMKTAKVIIDVDKGKLKVCVLDEEVNFNVFEAKKYSNDHQEYFRVDMNVVEPSMMLIRRQAI, encoded by the coding sequence ATGCAAGCCTCTCTATCTAATCAGAAAAATACTGAAGCATCAATAAGAAATTTAGAGACACAGGTGGGGCAGCTGGCTAAACAGTTAGCTGATAATCAAGGAAGTCAATTTTTAGCAAATACACAAACCAATCCCAAAGAGCATTGCAAGTCTATCACCACTAGAAGTGGGAAAGTTATAGGAAAAGGAATTGGAGATAATTTAGTTGTTGAGGAAGAGATTTTAAGtgagagagaaaatgaaaaagaacagAGTGAGTGTGAGGGAGGAGAAGGAAGGAATAAGGAAGATGTTGTAGATATTagagagaaaatagaaaaaaaaaatcaaaaaagtgaaaaacaagAGAGGAGTGTTCCTATAAAAGATGTACCTTATCCACATGCTCCTACAAAGAAATGCAAAGAAAGGCAATTTGCAAGATTTATGGATATTCTCAAAAGATTGCAAATTAACATTCCTTTTACTGAAGCTTTAAAGAAGATGCCTACATATGCTAAATTCATGAAGGAATTAttgacaaagaaaagaaaattcaatgaccAGGAGATAGTTGAATTGGAAGCTGGATGCAGTGCTATAATTCAAAAGTCATTACCGCAAAAATCTAGAGATCCTGGGAGTTTCACTTTGCCAGTTACCATAGGAAATCTCACTGTTGGAAAGGCATTATTGGATCTTGGAGCTAGTATTAATTTGATGCCTTCATCAATGCTGAAGAAAATTGGAGATGTAGAAGTGAAACCAACAAGAATGACTTTGCAGTTGGCTGATAGATCAATCAAATATCCACATGGAATTGTTCAAGATTTATTGGTAAAGGTAGATAAATTTCTATTCCCAGTAGATTTTGTTGTAATGGATATTGAAGAAGATGTTGAAGTACCTTTGATATTGGGAAGACCATTCATGAAAACTGCCAAAGTTATAATTGATGTAGACAAAGGAAAATTGAAGGTTTGTGTTCTAGATGAAGAAGTAaactttaatgtttttgaagcaAAGAAGTATTCAAATGATCATCAAGAGTATTTCAGAGTGGATATGAATGTTGTTGAACCTTCAATGATGTTAATCAGGCGTCAAGCTatatga